A stretch of Leptospira neocaledonica DNA encodes these proteins:
- the mtnA gene encoding S-methyl-5-thioribose-1-phosphate isomerase, producing MKKENLRPIFWEKDGLKLLDQRQIPGKKEWFTAKNSEDTIFAIKEMVVRGAPAIAITGLFGAVLDFKKFSKKPDYQEFQTILSKILSSRPTAVNLRRAFEELSSIFPKEEYDQVSLSELQQKSEEFAIHVFEEDIRNNLALAKNGVSLFPSSPSKLKIITHCNTGALATAGHGTALGVIRSLKEAGHDLIVYADETRPYLQGARLTAWELMEEGIENYLMTDSMAGWLMSSQKIDAVIVGVDRVAANGDSANKIGTYPLAVLAKHHGVPFYIAATEKSFDFKIADGSQIPIEMRTQDEVTRLNFLKNEKGEAILSEGIIAPVGVKALNPSFDVTPANLIKAFITEKGIVPPDKIKDYFG from the coding sequence ATGAAAAAAGAGAACTTAAGGCCGATTTTTTGGGAGAAAGATGGACTTAAACTTTTAGACCAAAGACAAATCCCTGGTAAGAAGGAATGGTTTACCGCTAAAAACTCCGAGGACACAATTTTTGCCATAAAAGAAATGGTGGTCAGAGGTGCCCCTGCCATCGCCATTACCGGGTTATTCGGTGCGGTTTTAGATTTTAAAAAATTTTCTAAAAAACCGGATTACCAAGAATTCCAAACTATACTTTCCAAAATTTTAAGTTCTCGCCCCACTGCAGTAAATCTTCGCAGAGCATTCGAAGAACTTTCTTCTATTTTTCCGAAAGAAGAATATGATCAGGTGAGCTTGTCTGAACTCCAACAAAAGTCGGAAGAATTCGCGATCCATGTTTTCGAAGAAGATATCCGAAACAATTTAGCTTTAGCGAAGAATGGTGTGAGTCTTTTTCCTTCTTCTCCTTCTAAACTGAAAATTATCACTCATTGTAATACCGGAGCTCTTGCTACAGCTGGACATGGAACCGCTCTTGGAGTAATTCGTTCTCTCAAAGAAGCGGGACACGATCTTATAGTTTATGCCGACGAGACTCGTCCTTATTTGCAAGGTGCAAGACTTACCGCCTGGGAACTCATGGAAGAAGGGATCGAAAACTATCTGATGACAGACAGTATGGCCGGATGGCTCATGTCTTCCCAAAAGATTGACGCGGTCATCGTAGGTGTAGATAGGGTTGCAGCTAACGGGGATTCTGCGAATAAAATAGGAACTTATCCTTTGGCAGTTCTCGCAAAACACCATGGAGTGCCATTTTATATTGCTGCCACTGAGAAAAGTTTCGATTTCAAAATTGCGGATGGTTCCCAAATCCCGATAGAAATGAGAACTCAAGATGAGGTCACACGTTTAAATTTCTTAAAAAACGAAAAAGGAGAAGCAATCCTTTCCGAAGGTATAATCGCTCCGGTCGGAGTAAAGGCGTTAAATCCTTCTTTCGATGTAACTCCTGCGAATCTAATTAAAGCGTTTATCACGGAGAAAGGAATTGTTCCTCCGGACAAGATCAAAGATTATTTCGGCTGA
- a CDS encoding LIC11177 family protein translates to MADKKKTVLPDVLMREKLQKIALNEKAKASRVVGSDKGSGSDSKREDGPGSKIYAAIDDSLADLRYYFLEGEYRDKIADLFNRNESQFDRLGITPRRFLEFARESFDRFKQLQKKMPLEPMNKKGWEYLERSLLELIGKLNEKFNK, encoded by the coding sequence TTGGCGGATAAAAAGAAAACAGTTCTTCCCGACGTTCTTATGAGGGAGAAATTACAAAAGATCGCCCTTAACGAAAAAGCAAAAGCTTCCAGGGTAGTAGGATCCGACAAAGGATCAGGATCAGATTCCAAGAGAGAAGACGGGCCTGGTTCTAAAATTTACGCTGCGATAGACGACTCTCTTGCAGACCTTAGATATTATTTTTTAGAAGGTGAATATAGAGACAAGATTGCCGACTTATTCAACCGCAATGAAAGCCAGTTCGACAGGCTGGGTATCACTCCCAGAAGATTTTTGGAATTCGCAAGAGAGTCATTCGATCGTTTCAAACAATTACAGAAAAAAATGCCTTTGGAGCCAATGAACAAAAAAGGTTGGGAATATCTGGAAAGAAGTTTGCTGGAATTGATCGGCAAACTAAACGAGAAGTTTAATAAGTAA
- a CDS encoding DUF342 domain-containing protein — MVVSTEQTSGVSDQETSWESVFSLKISSDNLGADLTIRPGMIKGRALSTSIVIEYLHNKDISQDRIIGDNIYGALKQLQTSTSRMDFSPISFVVAQGFPPVKGEDGWLKFYHPQAQRVKIGEDGHADYRNIERYIYVKAGEKLATLFEGIPGKPGMDVFGKPIAPPPIRRPKLTIGKNVQEKGLVQENKPLVEYFATCNGAIFSTESSITVSQELQIDSNVGLGTGNINYDGNVLVKGDVEAATSIKTQGNLMVKGNVETSDLVIARDLEVSGGIKGDGKNIIKIGGHLYAKFIENAEIEVDGDVIVEGFILNSKIHSLGNVILNGSSGNLVSSTVSTYMGLTCATLGSQAELDVTVELGFHFRNEKTFQDLTKRLQVAEKEIEKILPKVQQIKQMVQRSRGQIPEDKKEGYRKVFEEFNKQNKFIELVKQKIEVLKSSRFNAGEVQLVVRKGAYKGSIIKYRRQVEKVEKFQSAFMMRFQPGQDKAAMVAIKPQK; from the coding sequence ATGGTTGTGAGTACAGAGCAAACTTCGGGTGTATCGGATCAAGAGACAAGTTGGGAGAGTGTATTCTCTCTTAAGATCAGTTCGGACAATCTGGGCGCCGATCTGACTATTCGTCCCGGGATGATCAAGGGAAGGGCTCTTTCTACTAGCATAGTTATAGAATATCTTCATAATAAGGATATTTCCCAAGATCGTATCATTGGGGATAATATTTATGGTGCCTTAAAACAACTACAAACATCCACCTCTCGGATGGATTTTTCTCCTATTTCCTTTGTGGTGGCCCAAGGGTTTCCTCCTGTGAAAGGTGAGGATGGTTGGCTAAAATTCTATCATCCACAAGCTCAAAGAGTTAAGATCGGGGAAGATGGACACGCGGATTATAGGAATATCGAAAGATATATTTATGTAAAGGCAGGGGAGAAGCTTGCCACTTTATTCGAAGGAATCCCAGGTAAACCTGGAATGGACGTTTTCGGAAAACCGATCGCTCCTCCTCCTATTAGAAGACCTAAACTTACCATCGGCAAGAATGTCCAAGAAAAAGGTTTGGTCCAAGAAAATAAACCTTTAGTGGAATATTTTGCTACATGCAACGGTGCGATCTTCTCTACTGAATCTTCTATCACTGTTTCCCAAGAATTACAGATCGATTCTAATGTGGGACTTGGAACCGGAAATATTAATTACGATGGGAACGTACTCGTAAAAGGAGATGTGGAAGCTGCCACCTCCATCAAGACCCAGGGAAACTTGATGGTAAAAGGAAATGTGGAGACCTCCGATCTAGTAATTGCTCGGGATTTAGAAGTCAGCGGCGGGATCAAAGGTGATGGAAAAAATATCATCAAGATTGGTGGACATCTTTACGCTAAATTTATAGAAAACGCAGAGATAGAAGTGGATGGGGATGTGATCGTCGAAGGATTTATTCTAAATTCCAAGATTCATTCTCTAGGCAACGTGATCCTGAATGGATCCAGCGGTAACTTAGTATCTTCTACTGTTTCCACTTATATGGGTTTGACCTGTGCAACTTTAGGCTCTCAAGCAGAGTTGGATGTGACCGTGGAACTCGGATTTCATTTTAGGAATGAGAAAACTTTCCAAGATCTAACTAAACGTCTCCAAGTTGCGGAGAAGGAAATCGAAAAAATTCTACCTAAAGTCCAACAGATCAAACAGATGGTCCAAAGATCCAGAGGCCAGATCCCTGAAGATAAAAAAGAAGGGTATCGTAAGGTTTTCGAAGAATTCAACAAGCAGAACAAATTTATAGAGCTCGTGAAACAAAAGATAGAAGTATTAAAATCTTCTAGATTTAACGCGGGTGAAGTGCAGCTCGTGGTCCGTAAAGGTGCTTATAAAGGAAGTATCATCAAGTACAGAAGACAAGTGGAGAAGGTTGAAAAATTCCAGTCTGCCTTTATGATGCGTTTCCAACCAGGCCAGGACAAAGCGGCCATGGTTGCGATCAAACCTCAAAAGTAA
- a CDS encoding ornithine carbamoyltransferase, whose amino-acid sequence MEAPKIKHLISWQDWSDAEVLDLLQFAVHVKNHRANYLGHMTGRTLAMLFQKTSTRTRVSFEVAMTEMGGHAIYLDWMTSNFLLSDIDLEAEYLSRNVSVIMARMRKHEELLQLKSGSQVPVINGCCNKFHPCQSLADILTIVMDNPKPLKELKLTYIGVHNNVVNSLIGITSALGIELTLLTPIAETENIDPETVERAKKKGTIQWETDLIRSVKNADYIYTDTWVDMEFFNDPAFADKKKERMNLMMPFQINEALLKETKAKVMHDMPIHSGYEITREVVRSPRSIIFQQAENRLDAQKAVILQLLEA is encoded by the coding sequence ATGGAAGCTCCTAAAATCAAACATCTTATCTCCTGGCAAGATTGGTCGGACGCCGAGGTCCTGGACCTTCTTCAGTTTGCCGTCCATGTCAAAAATCATAGGGCCAATTATCTGGGACATATGACCGGTAGGACACTTGCTATGCTCTTCCAAAAGACGAGCACTCGCACTAGAGTTTCTTTCGAAGTGGCGATGACGGAGATGGGAGGACATGCGATCTATTTGGATTGGATGACTTCTAACTTCCTTCTTTCCGATATTGACTTAGAAGCTGAATATCTTTCCAGAAACGTTTCGGTTATCATGGCTCGGATGAGAAAACATGAGGAACTTCTTCAGTTAAAATCAGGTTCTCAGGTTCCGGTTATCAACGGGTGTTGTAATAAATTTCATCCCTGCCAATCCTTAGCGGATATTCTCACCATCGTGATGGACAATCCCAAACCTCTTAAGGAATTGAAGCTTACTTATATCGGTGTACATAATAACGTAGTAAATTCTTTGATTGGGATTACTTCCGCATTAGGAATTGAACTTACACTTCTTACCCCGATTGCAGAGACTGAAAATATAGATCCGGAAACTGTGGAAAGGGCTAAGAAGAAGGGCACCATCCAATGGGAGACTGATCTCATCCGCTCCGTAAAAAATGCGGATTATATTTATACGGATACCTGGGTGGACATGGAATTTTTCAACGATCCTGCTTTTGCGGATAAGAAGAAGGAAAGGATGAATCTAATGATGCCTTTCCAGATCAACGAGGCATTATTAAAAGAGACCAAGGCAAAGGTTATGCACGATATGCCGATCCATTCCGGATACGAAATTACTAGAGAAGTGGTAAGAAGCCCAAGATCTATTATCTTCCAACAGGCAGAAAATCGCTTGGATGCGCAGAAAGCGGTCATTCTACAACTCCTAGAAGCCTGA
- a CDS encoding chemotaxis protein CheX, with protein sequence MSLNIDPLLDEKFILTISQIFPEFLEKNLGVHAVREAFGPSKNEGLCYENCTSVEFQGEAKGKLFLAMDGYTKLKLLPKIARSFHIDPTIRSHAASIMLEFANQICAELISEMKLGRFQIDILPPENMNNKLVPIDLENLRQYILIYFLKDEDAKEYLGRIYLILLMQKY encoded by the coding sequence ATGTCTTTGAACATAGATCCTTTATTGGATGAAAAATTCATACTTACAATTTCCCAAATTTTCCCTGAATTTTTGGAAAAGAACCTGGGGGTTCATGCTGTCCGTGAAGCATTCGGCCCTTCTAAAAACGAAGGTCTATGTTATGAGAACTGTACCTCGGTTGAATTCCAAGGAGAAGCAAAGGGCAAACTTTTTCTGGCAATGGATGGTTATACTAAACTGAAACTTTTACCCAAGATTGCCAGATCCTTTCATATAGATCCCACGATCCGAAGTCATGCCGCTTCTATCATGCTTGAATTTGCCAACCAGATCTGTGCCGAACTCATCTCCGAAATGAAATTAGGAAGATTCCAAATAGATATTCTTCCTCCTGAAAATATGAACAATAAATTGGTCCCCATCGATCTGGAAAATTTGAGACAGTATATTCTGATCTATTTTCTAAAGGATGAGGATGCCAAAGAATATCTGGGCAGGATTTATCTCATTCTTCTGATGCAAAAATATTAA
- a CDS encoding HpcH/HpaI aldolase/citrate lyase family protein, with protein sequence MSKLPHPKDALFEGEKPFPIIPACEHFAGSEKLITKALELQNKLGGLFDITMDCEDGAQTGKEKEHAEMIVRIQNSELNKHNMSGVRIHDYTNSFWKQDVDIIVPGAGNKIAYITIPKPTKASQVEEMITYIQGAAKKAGITREIPIHVLIETHGALADVDKIAALPWMQVVDFGLMDFISGHHGAIPASCMKSPGQFDHELLRRAKASCVAAALAHGVIPAHNVTLDLKNQYQTYKDAKRAHDEFGFLRMWSIYPTQIQAILDAMAPDYSEVQTSAAILVKAQDAEWGPIQHDGDLHDRATYRYFWEVLQKAKLTGIAIPEEAAKRFF encoded by the coding sequence ATGTCCAAATTACCACATCCTAAGGATGCATTATTCGAAGGAGAAAAACCTTTCCCCATCATCCCGGCCTGTGAACATTTTGCCGGATCCGAAAAACTGATCACTAAAGCTCTGGAGTTACAAAACAAACTCGGCGGTCTTTTCGACATCACCATGGACTGCGAGGACGGGGCGCAAACCGGAAAAGAAAAAGAACACGCGGAAATGATCGTCCGTATCCAAAACTCCGAACTCAATAAGCATAATATGAGCGGTGTAAGGATCCACGATTATACCAATTCTTTCTGGAAACAAGACGTAGACATTATCGTTCCAGGTGCAGGAAACAAGATCGCATACATCACTATTCCTAAACCGACAAAAGCTTCCCAAGTGGAAGAAATGATCACTTATATCCAAGGTGCTGCTAAAAAAGCAGGAATCACTAGAGAGATCCCAATCCACGTTTTGATCGAAACTCACGGAGCACTTGCTGACGTAGACAAGATCGCTGCTCTTCCTTGGATGCAAGTAGTGGATTTCGGTCTGATGGACTTTATTTCCGGTCACCACGGAGCAATCCCTGCTTCTTGTATGAAAAGCCCAGGTCAATTCGACCACGAATTATTAAGAAGAGCAAAAGCTTCTTGTGTTGCTGCGGCACTCGCTCACGGAGTAATTCCAGCTCACAACGTAACTTTGGACCTGAAAAACCAATACCAAACTTATAAAGACGCAAAAAGAGCTCATGACGAGTTCGGATTCCTTCGTATGTGGTCCATCTATCCAACTCAGATCCAAGCGATCTTAGACGCGATGGCTCCAGACTATAGCGAAGTCCAAACTTCCGCTGCGATTCTTGTAAAAGCTCAAGATGCGGAATGGGGACCGATCCAACACGATGGAGATCTTCACGATAGAGCAACTTACCGTTACTTCTGGGAAGTTCTTCAAAAAGCAAAACTTACCGGTATCGCAATTCCGGAAGAAGCAGCAAAAAGATTCTTCTAA
- a CDS encoding peptide chain release factor 3, which produces MSETVTGKNIVEEETKRRRTFAIIAHPDAGKTTLTEKLLLYGGAIQLAGAVKARKNRKAATSDWMEMEKEKGISITSAALQFEYKSHVLNLLDTPGHEDFSEDTYRTLIAADTAVMVLDAGRGVEPQTIKLFKVCRDRGIPIVTFVNKMDRPTKKMFELLDEIEKVLGITAIPMVWPIGTGVDFSGVYNRVDKKIYTYDKTPGGSQKSAFQSSGIEDSNLDSMFEDWVLKQFREEVELVEEGIAAFSLDEFLDSKITPVFFGSAVNNFGIQLFLDHFLKIAPPPLYFPLKNGDRLDPITTPFSGFVFKVQANMNKAHRDRIAFLRVCSGKFERGLNVNHGRLGKAVKLSSSFAFFGQDRNTVDEAYPGDIIGLVNPGTYSIGDILASGKVPDLKPLPVFAPEIFATLSCVETGALKSFRKGIEQLAEEGILHLFTSQTVGGGLPVIGAMGQLQFEVFRRRLQDEYSAPTNINILPYQVSCWLLEEDIPKIPQGSNLVTDSIGRTALLFDSEWEKGYFQKKNPEIRLLDYPTQDVSELNQEY; this is translated from the coding sequence GTGTCGGAAACCGTTACAGGCAAGAATATAGTAGAAGAGGAAACCAAACGTAGGAGAACCTTCGCCATCATAGCCCATCCGGACGCGGGTAAGACCACCCTGACTGAAAAGCTTCTATTATACGGAGGCGCTATACAACTTGCAGGGGCAGTAAAAGCACGTAAAAACCGTAAGGCTGCCACCTCCGACTGGATGGAGATGGAAAAAGAGAAGGGGATCTCGATCACTTCTGCAGCTCTTCAATTCGAATATAAAAGCCATGTATTAAATTTATTAGATACTCCGGGTCACGAAGACTTCTCCGAAGATACATATCGCACATTGATTGCAGCGGACACCGCAGTCATGGTGTTAGATGCAGGTAGGGGAGTAGAGCCCCAAACAATCAAATTATTTAAAGTATGTAGGGACCGTGGGATCCCGATCGTTACATTCGTGAACAAGATGGACCGTCCAACCAAAAAAATGTTCGAACTCTTGGATGAGATCGAAAAGGTTTTAGGCATCACTGCGATCCCAATGGTTTGGCCTATTGGGACAGGAGTGGATTTCAGTGGAGTGTATAATCGTGTGGATAAAAAAATCTACACTTACGATAAAACTCCTGGCGGTTCTCAAAAGTCTGCATTCCAAAGTTCAGGGATAGAAGATTCAAATCTTGACTCTATGTTTGAGGACTGGGTCTTAAAACAATTTAGAGAAGAAGTAGAACTTGTAGAAGAAGGGATCGCTGCGTTCTCCTTAGATGAATTTTTAGATTCTAAAATCACTCCAGTATTTTTTGGATCCGCTGTGAATAACTTCGGGATCCAATTATTCTTGGATCATTTTTTAAAGATCGCTCCTCCTCCTTTGTATTTTCCATTGAAAAATGGAGATCGTTTGGATCCGATTACCACTCCTTTTAGCGGATTCGTGTTCAAGGTACAAGCCAACATGAATAAAGCGCACAGAGATAGGATCGCATTCCTAAGAGTATGTTCGGGCAAGTTCGAAAGAGGACTTAACGTGAATCACGGAAGATTGGGTAAGGCTGTAAAACTTTCTTCTTCTTTTGCTTTTTTTGGGCAGGACAGAAACACTGTAGATGAGGCTTATCCAGGAGACATTATAGGCCTTGTAAATCCAGGCACTTATTCCATCGGAGATATTTTGGCTAGCGGTAAAGTCCCCGATCTAAAACCCCTTCCAGTATTTGCTCCTGAAATTTTCGCTACTCTTTCTTGTGTGGAAACCGGCGCTCTTAAAAGTTTCAGAAAGGGAATCGAACAATTAGCTGAGGAAGGTATTCTTCACTTATTCACTTCTCAAACTGTGGGTGGTGGATTGCCTGTGATAGGTGCGATGGGGCAGTTACAATTCGAGGTTTTCAGAAGAAGGTTGCAAGACGAGTATTCTGCACCTACGAATATCAATATTCTTCCTTACCAAGTCTCTTGTTGGCTACTGGAAGAAGATATTCCGAAAATCCCTCAAGGTTCTAATCTTGTAACGGATAGTATAGGAAGGACTGCTCTTCTATTCGATTCAGAATGGGAGAAGGGTTATTTCCAAAAGAAAAATCCTGAGATCCGTCTATTGGATTATCCTACTCAAGATGTATCCGAGTTAAACCAAGAATATTAA
- a CDS encoding rhomboid family intramembrane serine protease, with amino-acid sequence MAKRNPTSGPKLFGFSLIHPLNLVLFFNIFVWALLMMEGGRGIITYFFGLNPSLVVEKKMYWQVFTYGFLHVVGGDFFSSLIHIGMNMFGLFTVGFWLCRYIGGWKFLSVYLLSQLGGGLFVLSFSYIGWKTGLVPENSIWDSYHSATVGASGGVFGVLAAFSLMFPEARFVFPPVRAKFAPWVLIGFGFSVDAYYLLQFYSSGIMSQSFLGMMSNSGHLGGAVFGLCSLLGLQKFGGKTKTPIFVKRWEKPKENQERVIVRPKNLEDPFETQIRKNRELLSQLYGISDAMEKENILSPIQAENTNLCPPSDYNPEDMFCLRCEWLQNCELRKLKKEHPEL; translated from the coding sequence ATGGCAAAGAGAAATCCGACCTCAGGTCCGAAGCTTTTCGGATTCTCGCTAATTCATCCGCTAAATCTGGTCTTATTCTTCAATATTTTTGTTTGGGCACTTCTAATGATGGAAGGCGGACGGGGGATTATTACTTATTTTTTCGGATTAAACCCAAGCCTAGTCGTTGAAAAGAAAATGTACTGGCAGGTATTCACGTACGGTTTCCTGCATGTGGTTGGAGGAGATTTTTTCTCTTCTCTTATCCATATAGGGATGAATATGTTCGGACTTTTTACGGTAGGATTCTGGCTCTGCAGATATATTGGCGGTTGGAAATTTTTAAGCGTATACCTTCTCTCTCAGTTGGGAGGAGGACTTTTCGTTTTGTCTTTTTCCTATATAGGTTGGAAGACTGGACTCGTTCCTGAAAATTCCATCTGGGATAGTTATCATTCCGCCACTGTAGGTGCGAGTGGTGGAGTTTTCGGAGTACTTGCAGCATTCAGTTTGATGTTCCCTGAAGCGAGATTCGTATTCCCTCCTGTAAGAGCAAAATTTGCTCCTTGGGTTTTGATCGGCTTTGGATTTTCAGTTGATGCATATTATCTTTTGCAATTCTATTCTAGTGGAATCATGTCCCAAAGTTTTTTGGGGATGATGAGCAACTCCGGTCATTTAGGTGGAGCAGTCTTCGGTCTATGCAGTCTTTTGGGTCTCCAAAAATTCGGAGGAAAAACCAAAACTCCGATCTTTGTGAAAAGATGGGAGAAGCCGAAAGAAAATCAGGAAAGGGTTATTGTTCGCCCTAAAAATTTGGAAGACCCTTTTGAGACACAGATCCGGAAAAATAGAGAACTCTTAAGTCAACTGTATGGAATTTCGGATGCAATGGAGAAGGAGAATATTCTTTCACCTATACAAGCGGAGAATACCAATCTCTGTCCTCCCTCGGACTACAATCCTGAGGATATGTTTTGTCTTCGTTGTGAATGGCTCCAAAACTGCGAATTGAGAAAATTAAAGAAAGAGCATCCGGAACTTTGA
- a CDS encoding alpha/beta hydrolase family protein, with protein sequence MIRYSFQGLPFLLKYADMVDSPDSEIREENLKVSKKSSFRTKIFPGPKNSPVIYLQHGMSNRGINDPRILTLAKHLKNTGATVYLPELPEVKGLEISEDTVPNIRALFQEIVKREAQAISFLSASFSAGMGMVALSGKEEQKNLKSALLVGTYSDFADTLPFILSNYEIDPYAVHVLLYNYISKLQPKLSKLEEFYFEAALDNGLKRTGEEEKSSKLLKKLNQKEKEFVHSVQSDPGFRMGLVGPILSVLPPNFILRNSPKNFLSDWEAPIALLHGSDDPVISPDESEQLFDSLGNGKEEYKVILKSKLITHGDHLPFYTQLGEIPKLAGLWGFFLKKSGL encoded by the coding sequence ATGATTCGATACTCTTTCCAGGGACTCCCATTCTTACTCAAATACGCAGACATGGTAGATTCTCCCGATTCTGAAATCCGGGAGGAAAATTTAAAAGTTTCTAAGAAATCTTCTTTCAGGACCAAAATATTTCCAGGTCCAAAAAATTCTCCTGTGATCTACTTACAACATGGGATGAGTAACCGAGGGATCAACGATCCTAGGATCCTAACACTTGCAAAACATCTGAAAAATACAGGTGCCACTGTGTATTTGCCTGAACTTCCGGAAGTTAAAGGACTAGAGATCTCGGAGGATACTGTTCCGAATATCAGGGCATTATTCCAAGAGATCGTAAAGAGGGAAGCCCAGGCGATTTCCTTCTTATCCGCAAGCTTCTCCGCTGGGATGGGAATGGTAGCATTGTCTGGAAAGGAAGAACAGAAAAATCTAAAATCCGCTCTACTTGTAGGAACCTATTCGGACTTCGCTGACACTCTTCCTTTCATTCTATCCAACTATGAAATAGATCCGTATGCGGTTCATGTTTTACTATATAATTATATATCTAAGCTCCAACCCAAACTTTCCAAATTAGAAGAGTTCTATTTTGAAGCCGCCTTAGATAATGGATTAAAAAGAACGGGTGAAGAGGAGAAGTCCTCAAAACTTCTCAAAAAATTGAATCAGAAGGAAAAGGAATTTGTGCATTCTGTTCAATCTGATCCTGGATTTAGGATGGGTTTAGTAGGGCCTATTCTATCCGTATTGCCACCTAACTTCATTTTACGCAATTCTCCTAAAAACTTCCTCTCAGATTGGGAGGCACCTATCGCCTTATTGCATGGATCAGACGATCCTGTGATCTCTCCGGACGAATCGGAGCAATTATTCGATTCTTTGGGGAATGGAAAGGAGGAATATAAGGTGATCTTAAAGTCCAAACTGATCACCCATGGAGATCATCTTCCTTTTTACACCCAATTAGGTGAGATTCCAAAACTTGCTGGACTCTGGGGATTTTTTCTAAAAAAATCAGGACTCTAA
- a CDS encoding class I SAM-dependent DNA methyltransferase, whose protein sequence is MKLYSELAEYYFDIEKNARKFEMETQFIDRLFRKHRVRNILDLGCGTGEHVTHFQSLGYKSRGIDSSIKMIEVAKKRYSHCKFEVGAMQSYKSQEKWDAIISLFGSFNYLLSNEEVEAALKNLELNLKPAGIAVLEVWNAEPLRKIKRKAIGPVAQIKAKNATIQRNRGFRLVRADQSTVVEVNYIYNLNAKEIKDKHLMRAYFLVELQRMLAKHRMEILHVYSNYNELKFKSNASRMILVLKKKSN, encoded by the coding sequence ATGAAACTCTACTCGGAACTGGCAGAATATTACTTCGATATTGAAAAGAACGCTCGAAAATTCGAGATGGAAACCCAATTCATAGATAGGCTTTTCCGAAAACATAGGGTCCGAAATATTTTAGACCTTGGTTGCGGCACCGGAGAGCATGTGACCCATTTCCAAAGTCTTGGATACAAATCCAGGGGAATCGATTCCTCCATCAAAATGATAGAGGTCGCCAAAAAAAGATATTCCCATTGTAAATTCGAAGTAGGAGCAATGCAATCCTATAAGTCCCAGGAAAAATGGGATGCAATCATCAGCTTATTCGGTTCTTTTAATTATTTATTATCTAATGAAGAAGTAGAAGCCGCCCTCAAAAATCTGGAGTTGAACCTAAAACCCGCAGGCATTGCAGTTTTAGAAGTTTGGAATGCGGAACCTCTTCGCAAGATCAAAAGAAAAGCGATCGGCCCTGTCGCCCAGATCAAAGCCAAAAACGCGACGATCCAGAGAAACCGAGGATTTCGTCTAGTCAGAGCCGACCAATCCACAGTTGTCGAAGTAAATTATATCTATAATCTAAACGCGAAAGAGATCAAAGACAAACACCTGATGAGAGCTTACTTCCTGGTAGAACTCCAGAGAATGCTCGCGAAACACAGGATGGAAATCCTACATGTTTACTCCAACTATAACGAATTAAAATTCAAAAGTAACGCGAGTAGAATGATCTTGGTTTTGAAGAAGAAGAGTAATTAA